One part of the Streptomyces lydicus genome encodes these proteins:
- a CDS encoding GAF domain-containing protein: MAAVGTDHDLRRALARIAETAASLTGACHAAVGIRSAYGDGPGLITHGTAPDHEDRPSPATALDVPITFHGEVFGSLALAGKRGPGADGAPVDGPFTEEDLHLVRVLATEAGIAMGNARMHAAARQRTRWIDGAASVTTALLAGPETRSTTEDALTVVAEKGRELAEAATGAVLLPHPEGGMEVVAISTELTEAVRAETYRGRIPPESPVVHQIHAGLPVFADDFAADPRSISPLSRHYGPTMLLPLRSNGRVLGALALCRTSGGRRFSPSERTLGTQFAAQAALALVLADRHRDRERLAVYEDRDRIARDLHDLVIQRLFATGMLLESARRKAVLPEVREGLGRAVDELDATIQDIRTAIIALQQGPSQVPPGLRTRVLREAGAAAAVLGTRPAVRFAGPVDARVDDATGRELLTALREELAADRPGRAEVVVDVTAVLDGRPAVRLTVRRTDSADGPFRWERPLDEGTP; this comes from the coding sequence GCGCCGCGCGCTGGCCCGCATCGCCGAGACCGCGGCCTCGCTCACCGGTGCCTGCCACGCCGCCGTCGGCATCCGCAGCGCGTACGGGGACGGCCCCGGCCTGATCACCCACGGCACGGCCCCGGACCACGAGGACCGGCCGTCCCCGGCGACTGCGCTGGACGTGCCGATCACCTTCCACGGCGAGGTCTTCGGCAGTCTCGCCCTGGCGGGGAAGCGGGGGCCCGGAGCGGACGGCGCACCGGTCGACGGGCCCTTCACCGAGGAGGATCTGCACCTGGTGCGGGTGCTGGCCACCGAGGCCGGCATCGCCATGGGCAATGCCCGTATGCACGCCGCCGCCCGGCAGCGCACCCGGTGGATCGACGGCGCCGCCTCCGTCACCACGGCGCTGCTGGCCGGCCCCGAGACCCGCTCGACCACCGAGGACGCCCTGACGGTCGTCGCGGAGAAGGGCCGCGAGCTCGCCGAGGCGGCCACCGGTGCGGTCCTGCTGCCGCACCCCGAGGGCGGGATGGAGGTCGTCGCGATCTCCACCGAGCTGACCGAGGCGGTACGCGCCGAGACCTACCGCGGCAGGATCCCGCCGGAGAGCCCTGTCGTGCACCAGATCCACGCCGGACTCCCGGTCTTCGCCGACGACTTCGCCGCCGACCCCCGCTCGATCTCCCCGCTGTCCCGCCACTACGGCCCGACGATGCTGCTGCCGTTGCGCAGCAACGGGCGGGTGCTGGGCGCGCTGGCGCTGTGCCGGACGTCCGGCGGCCGCCGCTTCAGCCCCTCGGAACGCACTCTGGGCACGCAGTTCGCCGCCCAGGCCGCGCTGGCGCTCGTCCTCGCCGACCGGCACCGCGACCGGGAGCGGCTCGCCGTCTACGAGGACCGCGACCGGATAGCCCGCGATCTGCACGACCTGGTCATCCAGCGGCTGTTCGCCACCGGCATGCTGCTGGAGAGCGCCCGGCGCAAGGCCGTGCTGCCGGAGGTGCGGGAGGGCCTGGGCCGGGCGGTCGACGAGCTGGACGCGACGATCCAGGACATCAGGACGGCGATCATCGCGCTGCAGCAGGGGCCGTCGCAGGTGCCGCCGGGGCTGCGCACCCGGGTGCTGCGGGAGGCCGGCGCGGCGGCCGCGGTGCTCGGCACCCGGCCGGCCGTGCGGTTCGCCGGCCCGGTCGACGCGCGCGTCGACGACGCCACCGGCCGCGAGCTGCTGACGGCGCTGCGCGAGGAACTGGCGGCGGACCGCCCCGGTCGCGCCGAGGTCGTCGTGGACGTCACCGCCGTCCTCGACGGCCGCCCCGCCGTCCGGCTGACGGTCCGCCGCACGGACTCGGCCGACGGCCCGTTCCGCTGGGAACGCCCCCTCGACGAGGGGACGCCGTAG
- a CDS encoding DUF664 domain-containing protein — MRGVLVHTIEETARHAGHADILPVSRPTAASAGEHAPRRATPRRPRPTASPRRGGVPSGTGRRPSPCGGPSAGRRGGRRGRR, encoded by the coding sequence ATGCGCGGGGTGCTGGTGCACACGATCGAGGAGACCGCCCGGCACGCGGGCCACGCCGACATCCTCCCCGTGAGCAGGCCGACGGCCGCGTCGGCAGGTGAGCACGCGCCACGCAGGGCGACGCCCCGCAGGCCACGCCCTACGGCGTCCCCTCGTCGAGGGGGCGTTCCCAGCGGAACGGGCCGTCGGCCGAGTCCGTGCGGCGGACCGTCAGCCGGACGGCGGGGCGGCCGTCGAGGACGGCGGTGA